The Anas platyrhynchos isolate ZD024472 breed Pekin duck chromosome 32, IASCAAS_PekinDuck_T2T, whole genome shotgun sequence genomic sequence aaacccactacacagacaaaatgagaaaaagaaaaaaagtataaaataataagaagaatgaCCAAAACAAAAGCCTGGAAGGGGATGTATTGAGATTCATCAATGGAGAGTGAAGGGATCTTTATGAGGACTGTACAACCTCCCCAAAATCAGTTTACTAACTGCATCCTTGAgatccttgttcctcatgctgtagatgagggggttcactgctggaggcagcaccgagtacagaactgccagcaaaagattcagggaggaggaggacatggaggggggtttcaggtaggcaaatgtgccactgctgatgaacagggagaccacggccaggtgagggaggcaagtggaaaaggctttgtgccggccctgctgtgaggggatcctcagcactgccctgaagatctgcacataggacaacacaatgaaaacaaaacaaccaaataataTACAGGCACTAACCACAAGAAGCCCAATTTCCTGGAGACAGGCATCagtgcaggagagcttgaggatctggggaatttcacagaagaactggtccagggcattgccttggcagaggggaagggaaaaggtattggcagtgtgcagcacagcattgagaacaccactgccccaggcagctgctgccatgttgacacaagttctgctgtccattattgtccggtagtgcaggggtttgcagatggcaatgtagcggtcataggccatgatggtgaggagagaaaactctgctgtgagAAAGAGAGCAAACATAAAGACCtgggcagcacagcctgcataggaaatggccctggtgtcccacagggagttggccatggctttgggaacagtggtggtaatagtgcccaggtcaaggagggcaaggttgaggaggaagaagtacatgggagtgtggaggcggtggtcacaggctatggctgtgaggatgaggccgttgccaaggagggcagccaggtagatgcccaggaagagcccaaagtgcaggaACTGCATCtggcgtgtgtctgcgaatggcaggaggaggaactcagtggGGAAGCTGTTGTTGGACATTTTCTGCCTCTGGGCATGGTTGCCTGtccatggaggaaaaaacagagaaaagttaGGCTAACTTCCCTGAGCAACCCGCCTGCTTCTCTAAAAGAAatcactgtccccagagcagAATGAGGAATATGTGAGCTCATTCTCCCACCCTCCCAACTCAATGACACCATACCTATCATTTGAAGATGAAGCTTGAGCAGTTTGTTCCCAAGAAGACACCCTCAGGGCAAGGCCTTGACAGTCGGTGTCAGAACAGAAACTTACACCCACCTGCACCCCAGACAAAGAGAGTGGGAGAACCACACACAGGtttagaaataagaaagaacGTTGCAGTGGTCCAACCTGCTGACAGACAGAAAGGGAGATGGGCATGTAGGGAAGCCTTTAGCTTACCAAGCTTGCATGCACCTAGAGAAGTGACACTGCAGGGCAAGTACTCTTTTAATACTGATAACTGCATATCACCTTGCAGGACACaggctcctctcctcttctggaaGTCCAtctgaggaggaggtggctcaTGCCCTAAAGCCCCAGAGGGCAGACGCTGTGTTGGgtggcagaggagagcagggggttGCTGCAGAGAAAGTGCCCACACTGCAGGCCTGACAGGGAGTGCCTGAATCCCCTCTCCCTTGGAGTTTCAGGCAgttccctctctcctccctgcccctgccttgagctgtccctgctgggatCTTCTTCCCTGTCCCCATATCTCCTCTGTGCCATTGCTCACAGACCCATCCCATCCACAGTGTACTCACATCTGCCTTGTAGACGCCTCCTGTCCCAGGGTAATTTTCAGGGATTATCTCCATGTTTTCAAAGGCTATGGAGCAGCTCAGACCTAAAAGACCTTACAATAACTTACAATAACTGGGGTCTCAGTGCCTTCATCCAAAGGGAGGAATAAATTCCATCTCTAACTGCCATCCacaaagcaggaggagaaatCTCAAAGCACAGAATATTTGTCTTCAAGAAACTCTTCCTCTGAACTTTCCTTTGAGGAATCTACTCTGAGGTGTTCTGGGGGTGCTAAGTAGCTGTGAGAagccttccccaggcagcagcctctgggtGACAGTAGCTTCAGTGTACCAACAGGACCCTGCCCTTtcctgccctgccgggggggggggctccttccacccacagcttctccccgcagcaccctaggcagctccccaggcaggctgagtgctgagcatggcaggcagcagaggccctgtcccagcacacagcccctggggcacagcagggaccctgctctgcaccacagccctggacacccctgcctgcatgCCGGATGTACTCCTGCAGCTGGCCCTATGCGAAAGAAACCTCATCTcctgtccctctgacagcttAGGCAGGTAATCCCTGCTTTGGACCTTGTCATTCTCCTCTTATCCAAAAAAAAACTCTGAGAGTCCTCCTGAAAGCTCccataggctgtgggatttgacagcaaatctggagatggcgACAGAAACAAGAGCTGcattgccctgcagccagagacttaccctgCTCAAgactgtgaagatttctcctgcagtgagctctcagcatccccccctccacactgcctttaacatctccctcccttctctcagctgcccttgtcccctgcaggtaatgcccccagccctgctgctgtgctgtgcagaggagctgcttgtgggcagagctgtctctctgcagtgctgcccgctcgccaggagctccccttgggcccatgAGCCCAGCGCAGCtcatcagcacagggagctcttgacaagtTCCTGGACCTCCAGGGGAATCCAGTAcgaaacagactgaaaaaatcACTAATGATTTTTCCCTCCACTGAGGACAGAAACTCTTTTCCAGCACTATCATACCTCATATCTGAAAAAGTATTTGTTCCATGAGTGACCTTTCtcttcagagctgctctcaaggatttcttctcccagtctgtactcatggcTGAGATTGCCCTGGTCCAAGTGTAGAATCTTGcatttggacttgttgaacaTCATTATGTTAACattgggcccacttctcaagcttgtccaggtccctttgagcggcttctcttccttctgttcaATCAACTGCACTCTCAGcttgatgtcatctgcaaacttgctgatggTGCACTCAACCCCACTGTCTATTTCACTGATAAAGATTTTCAATAGTCCCAGTCCTTGGAGAGACCCCCGAGGTAAACCTCTCTTCACCTGCCTTCAACTTGGAGAtggagccattgaccaccactctcttggtgtgaccttcaagccaattccttacccactgagtggtTCAACCCTCAAGAAATTCAAGAGACTCCTAGAGCATGTTGACGATAAGTTTCTGGTCCAGACATTTGGACCAGGATGGattctccaatttggagaccaggatgtcatgtgggaccatgtcaaatgccttacagaagtccatgTAGATGGC encodes the following:
- the LOC140000459 gene encoding olfactory receptor 14A16-like encodes the protein MMFNKSKCKILHLDQGNLSHEYRLGEEILESSSEEKGHSWNKYFFRYEPNFSLFFPPWTGNHAQRQKMSNNSFPTEFLLLPFADTRQMQFLHFGLFLGIYLAALLGNGLILTAIACDHRLHTPMYFFLLNLALLDLGTITTTVPKAMANSLWDTRAISYAGCAAQVFMFALFLTAEFSLLTIMAYDRYIAICKPLHYRTIMDSRTCVNMAAAAWGSGVLNAVLHTANTFSLPLCQGNALDQFFCEIPQILKLSCTDACLQEIGLLVVSACILFGCFVFIVLSYVQIFRAVLRIPSQQGRHKAFSTCLPHLAVVSLFISSGTFAYLKPPSMSSSSLNLLLAVLYSVLPPAVNPLIYSMRNKDLKDAVSKLILGRLYSPHKDPFTLH